ATGAGATGGTAAGAATGGTAGATACAATGATATTTACAAATGAGCATGGAGAAGTTTGTCCAGCAGGATGGAACAAAGGTGACGAAGGTATGAAAGCTGACAAAGATGGTGTTGCTGATTATCTTGCAAATAACGAAGGTAAACTATAATTTATAAAAAGTAGTAGAAATCTCTACTACTTTTATCTACAAAACCGCTCATTTACTACTTAAAATCAATAAAAAATTTAATTTAAATATAAAATAAAGAATTAATCTGTATAATTTATAAAAAATAATAAAGTTTTTATATGTTATCAAAAAAAGAGAAATACATATTAAATGTTATAAAATATTTTCCAATAGTAATTATTCTTATAACAGCACTTACTACATCTTACCTATTTTTAAATGAACATGAAAAACACTACCAAAAAGAATTACAACAAGTAAAAGATAACTTTATACAATCCCAAGAGATGAAAATCAAAAATGAAGTAGATAAAATTTATGAATATATAGATTTTCATAAAAAGAATAATGAATCCTCAATTAAAAAATATGTTAAAGAGCAAGTAGATGAAGCATATAGTATCTTAAAAGGTTTATACTCTAAATATAAAGATACAAAAACAAAAGATGAAATAATTCAAATGTATAAAGCTTCACTAAGAAATATGAGGTTTTTAAATAATAGAGGTTATTTTTATGTTTATGATATGAATGGTAATAATATTTTTCATGCAATAATGCCTACTTTAGAAGGTCACTCTTTATACTATCATAAAGATATAACAGGAAAAGAGATTATCCAAAGTATGATAAATGGTTTGAAAAAAAAGCCTGAAATATATGATGAATGGTATTGGCATGAACCAAATAGCAATCAAGTAAAAAGAAAAATTGGTTACCATAAATTATTTAAACCTTTCAATATTTTTGTTGGTTCAGGTGAATATGTAGAAGATTTTGAAAATGAATTAAAAGAAAGAATTATTAATTATATCTCTAGTATTAAGTATTTAGACAATAGATTTATCTCTATTATTGATTATAAGGGAAATATTATTACTACTAAAGATAAGAAATTAATAGGAAAAAATATCTTTAAACTTGATGATAAAAATAAAGATATATATGAAAAAATATTTTTTATTGCAAGAGCAGGGGAAAATTATATAAATTTTAAAGATTCTACTGTATTTAATAATACAAAATTTAAAGATGTTATAACTTTTGTAAAAGGTTATAAAGATTGGCATTGGTCTATTATATCTTCTTTTTATACAGATTCTTTAAAAGATGAGATAAATTCAAGAATTGTTTTATTAAAACAAGATGACCATAAAGTCTTGATTAATTTTGCTTTAATTGTAGGTATTTTGTGTTTTATAATGATAATTTTATCTTTTTATATAACAAAATTTTTAGAAAAAAGTTTTTTTACTTATCAAAAGAAAATATTAAAAGAAATAGAGATAAACAGAGAAAAAGATAATATGATGGCACAACAGTCAAAAATGGCTGCTATGGGTGAAATGATTGCAAATATTGCACATCAGTGGCGACAACCTTTATCTGTTATATCAACAGCTGTAACAGGACTAAAATTTGAAAAAGAGTTAGGAATACTAGAAGATAAAAACTTTATAAGAGGAATGGATAGTATTCATGAGTCAGTTATACATTTATCTAAAACAATTGATGATTTTAGAAACTTTTTCAAACCAAATAAAAATAAAACTATTTTTAATTTAAAAGATGTTGTTGATAAGACATTAAAACTTTTAAATTCTCAGTTTAATATAAATGAAATCTATTTTGTTAAAAATATTGAAGATGTAAAAATTCATGGTTTAGAAAATGAATTGATTCAAGTTTTAATAAATATTTTAAATAACTCAAGGGATGAATTAAAGAAAAAACCTGAAGATAGATTTATTTTTATTGATATTAAAAAAATAGACAATAACAAAAAAGTAAAATTTTATATAAAAGATACAGCAGGTGGAATATCTCAAAATATTATTAAAAGTATATTTGAACCATATTTTACTACAAAAGGTGAAGAGGGTACAGGAATAGGACTTCATATGTCAAAACAAATTATAGAGACAAGTTTCAAAGGAACAATAGAAGTTAGAAATGCCTCTTTTAAATATAATGATAAAGATTTTAGAGGTGCTGAGTTTATAATGACATTTGATATATCAAACTAAATAATTTGATATATCTTCTTGTGTTTGAATAACAAAAGCACTATTTTTATTAATATTTGTACCTTTTTTGGCTTCATGTAGTAAGATTGAGCCTTCAGTACTATTTTTAATTGAGATTTTCCCTGATTCATAATCTGCTGCATCATAGATATTATAATCATCATAAGTTTCATTGTTTAGAAGTTCATTTTTTATGTCATATGAGCATACAAGTGCAATACTGATATTTTTATTTAAATATGCTTTTAAATCTTCCCATGAATCAATTAATTTACCTTTATTCATACCTGCTCTTGAGTAAATCAAAGTATAATTTTGTGGTAATTTTTTTCTATTTTTTAAAATATCATATTTTGTATAATCAAAGAATTCAACATCTGGAAAAAATTCCATTATATTTTTATAACTCTCTTCTTTGTATTCAAACTCTTCTTTTTCCCATAAAATATCTGATGTTTTATTTAATTGAATTAGTAGTCTTAGATTCTCTTTTTTTGCTTTTCTTTTTAAAGATTTTATCTCTTTTATAAGTTTTTCAAAAAACTCATTTTTTTGAAGTAAAAATTTAAATGTTCTTTTTATTCTGGCTTGTTTTATTTTATTTTTACTAAAGTGCGAATTTTGAAATAATCCATTATGATAAATACATGCTGCTACACACCCATTAGTTGATTTTTTACATAAATTAACTTTACTTAAATTTATTTTTTTATTGTCATACTCAATACCGTACATAGGCGCATGCATAATATTTTTTTGTGCAGCAAGATATAGAGTTGCTGTGATTGTATTGTCATTTATTTTTTTTGATAATAGATTAGTTGTATCGTAGTTATATTCCAAAACATTTCCTTTTAAGACTCAGTAAGGCGCGTATTATATAAAGATAAAGATTAAATAACATATAATAGAAGCTATAGATGGTTTTTTTAAAGGTTAATAATGAATAAAATTGAGCAAGATGAACTCTATAAATATCTAAATATTACAAAAGGGCTTTATCTTATTTTAGACAAAAATGGAAATATTTTATTTGCAAATGAAAAGGTATGTAATACAGTAGAAGTATCCTTTGAAAGAATAAAAAAAATGAATTGGATAGAGACATTTATTCCAAATGATTTGAAAAGCTACATAAGTAATATATTAAACCAAATTGCTAGTAAAGATATGAAACTATCAGAATATGTTGAGAATGAAATTGTAACTATAAAAGGTGAAAGAAAGTTTATTTCATGGAAAAACTCTTATATTGAAGAAGATGGAGTTGTTACAAAAATTATCTGTTCAGGTGAAGATAAAACAAAAAGTAAAGAGATAGAACAATACTTAGAAGAGAAAGAAGAGAGATTAAAAGCAATTTTTGATTTTTCACCTTTAGGTATTTTTATAACAGATAAAATAGGGAATATGCTAGAAGCAAATCTAGCTTTTTTAAATATGTTAGGTTATACAAAAGAGGAAATTTTAGGTAGAACTTATGTTGATATAACTCATGATGAAAATATTGATTTAAATGAAGAGCAATTTAATAAATTGGTTGATAATGAAATAGGTATGTATAAACTTACAAAAAAATATACTAGAAAAGATAATGAGTTAATTTGGGTAAATGCAACAGTATCTACGATAAAAGACCAATACAATGAAGTTTTATATGTTTTAGCCATTATTGAAGATATTACAGAGATGAAAAATAGAGAAGAACATATAATTGCTCAAAGAAGATATCTTCATACAATAATAGACCAAAATCCAAATGTAATTGTAGTAAAAGATTATGAAGGAAAATTTATTCTAGCAAATCAAGCAATTGCAAAACTTTATGATACAACAGTTGAAAATATGATAGGTAAAAAAGATGAAGATTTTCTTTTGGATAAAGAAGCTATCGCAAAAAAAATAGAGTTTAATAAAAATCTAATGGATACAAATGAAACAAAAATAATCTATGAAGATATAGAAGATAAAGTAAGTGGAAAATTAAGAAATTTCCAATCAATTAAAAAGCCAATAACTGATGTTTCAGGTGAAAAACAGATTTTAATAATCTCAAATGATATTACAGATATAAAAGAGACTCAAAAGAAACTAAAAGAGAATGAAGAGATGTTGCACCACCAATCAAAAATGGCAGCAATGGGTGAGATGCTTGAGAATATTGCCCATCAATGGAGACAACCATTATCAGTTATTACAACAAGTGCAAGTAGTGTAAGAATTCACAAAGAGTTAGGAACATTAACTGATGATTTTTTAGATGAAGTTTTAGATGCAATTGTAAAATCTGGTACACACTTATCTCAAACTATTGATGATTTTAGAGATTTTTTCAAACCAAATAGAAAAAAAGTAGATTTTGATATAACCCAATGTTACCAAAAAGCAATCTTTTTAGTAAGCTCAAAACTAAAAAATAGAGAGATTGAAATAGTAGAAAATATTGAAAATGTATCTATTTATGGTTTTGATAATGAACTTATTCAAGTTATTATGAACTTAATAAATAATGCAACAGATGCAATTGATGATAATAAAAATTTAGCTAATAAATATATATTTATTAATATTTATAAAGATGAATCAAATAATGCAATATTTAAAATATTAGATAATGCAGGTGGAATAAGAGAAGATATAAAAGATAAAATCTTTGAACCATATTTCACAACTAAACATAAGAGTTTAGGAACAGGAATAGGACTTTATATGTCTGAAGAGATTTTAGTAAAACATATGAATGGTGAAATAAAAGTAAAAAATAAAGAGTTTGAATATGAAGGTTCTTCTTATAGAGGTGCTGAATTTACTTTAGTAATACCAATACAAGAAAATGAAGGATAGTAAAAATACTATCCTTTTTTAATTAATCCAAGAAGTTTTCAATTAACTCTTTTGCTTGTTGTAAAGCTTTATCACTACTATCTTTATCAAAAGATAGTGCAACAGCCATTCTTCTACCTTCGTGACTTTGAGGTTTCCCAAATACTCTTACAAAAGAAGTATCTGTAAATGCTTCATTTTTAATATCAATTACAGGATTGAATGTATCATTTTTTGCTTTATAAGCAGCACTTGCACCAGCACCATAATCAATAAAGTTTAAAGGAAGACCTAAAACTGCTCTTACATGAAGTGCAAATTCACTTTGAGATTGAGTAATCATAGTAACCATTCCAGTATCGTGTGGTCTTGGACTTACTTCACTAAAGTAAA
The sequence above is drawn from the Arcobacter sp. CECT 8986 genome and encodes:
- a CDS encoding GP88 family protein; amino-acid sequence: MEYNYDTTNLLSKKINDNTITATLYLAAQKNIMHAPMYGIEYDNKKINLSKVNLCKKSTNGCVAACIYHNGLFQNSHFSKNKIKQARIKRTFKFLLQKNEFFEKLIKEIKSLKRKAKKENLRLLIQLNKTSDILWEKEEFEYKEESYKNIMEFFPDVEFFDYTKYDILKNRKKLPQNYTLIYSRAGMNKGKLIDSWEDLKAYLNKNISIALVCSYDIKNELLNNETYDDYNIYDAADYESGKISIKNSTEGSILLHEAKKGTNINKNSAFVIQTQEDISNYLV
- a CDS encoding sensor histidine kinase, whose protein sequence is MLSKKEKYILNVIKYFPIVIILITALTTSYLFLNEHEKHYQKELQQVKDNFIQSQEMKIKNEVDKIYEYIDFHKKNNESSIKKYVKEQVDEAYSILKGLYSKYKDTKTKDEIIQMYKASLRNMRFLNNRGYFYVYDMNGNNIFHAIMPTLEGHSLYYHKDITGKEIIQSMINGLKKKPEIYDEWYWHEPNSNQVKRKIGYHKLFKPFNIFVGSGEYVEDFENELKERIINYISSIKYLDNRFISIIDYKGNIITTKDKKLIGKNIFKLDDKNKDIYEKIFFIARAGENYINFKDSTVFNNTKFKDVITFVKGYKDWHWSIISSFYTDSLKDEINSRIVLLKQDDHKVLINFALIVGILCFIMIILSFYITKFLEKSFFTYQKKILKEIEINREKDNMMAQQSKMAAMGEMIANIAHQWRQPLSVISTAVTGLKFEKELGILEDKNFIRGMDSIHESVIHLSKTIDDFRNFFKPNKNKTIFNLKDVVDKTLKLLNSQFNINEIYFVKNIEDVKIHGLENELIQVLINILNNSRDELKKKPEDRFIFIDIKKIDNNKKVKFYIKDTAGGISQNIIKSIFEPYFTTKGEEGTGIGLHMSKQIIETSFKGTIEVRNASFKYNDKDFRGAEFIMTFDISN
- a CDS encoding PAS domain S-box protein, which produces MNKIEQDELYKYLNITKGLYLILDKNGNILFANEKVCNTVEVSFERIKKMNWIETFIPNDLKSYISNILNQIASKDMKLSEYVENEIVTIKGERKFISWKNSYIEEDGVVTKIICSGEDKTKSKEIEQYLEEKEERLKAIFDFSPLGIFITDKIGNMLEANLAFLNMLGYTKEEILGRTYVDITHDENIDLNEEQFNKLVDNEIGMYKLTKKYTRKDNELIWVNATVSTIKDQYNEVLYVLAIIEDITEMKNREEHIIAQRRYLHTIIDQNPNVIVVKDYEGKFILANQAIAKLYDTTVENMIGKKDEDFLLDKEAIAKKIEFNKNLMDTNETKIIYEDIEDKVSGKLRNFQSIKKPITDVSGEKQILIISNDITDIKETQKKLKENEEMLHHQSKMAAMGEMLENIAHQWRQPLSVITTSASSVRIHKELGTLTDDFLDEVLDAIVKSGTHLSQTIDDFRDFFKPNRKKVDFDITQCYQKAIFLVSSKLKNREIEIVENIENVSIYGFDNELIQVIMNLINNATDAIDDNKNLANKYIFINIYKDESNNAIFKILDNAGGIREDIKDKIFEPYFTTKHKSLGTGIGLYMSEEILVKHMNGEIKVKNKEFEYEGSSYRGAEFTLVIPIQENEG